One part of the Suncus etruscus isolate mSunEtr1 chromosome 2, mSunEtr1.pri.cur, whole genome shotgun sequence genome encodes these proteins:
- the TMEM186 gene encoding transmembrane protein 186: protein MCPGLYSSLQRRARAGAALLVAVPRLLTPAMRTRAGPLLRLLGPAGLNSKRWLENSSLPLKERQPGPGSEKFHTIYRLHSIRAFGVLSQLKVAQTALTLLALPPGYYWYSQGLLPLSSVCLAGGIATFALAMLCWMSYFFRRLVGILYVNERGTILRVAHLNFWGWRQDSYWPVADVVPLTESRDRPQELFVRLQQYSGQQTFYLLLRYGRVLDRERFARVFGNLEQLK, encoded by the exons ATGTGTCCCGGGCTGTATTCGTCTCTGCAGCGAAGAGCCCGGGCCGGG GCTGCCCTGCTGGTGGCTGTTCCCCGGTTGCTGACCCCTGCTATGAGGACTCGGGCTGGACCCCTTCTCAGACTGTTGGGCCCGGCTGGACTGAACTCCAAGAGATGGTTGGAGAACTCATCGCTTCCCTTGAAGGAAAGACAGCCGGGCCCTGGCTCCGAGAAATTCCACACCATTTACCGGCTCCATTCCATCCGTGCCTTTGGGGTCCTGTCGCAGCTGAAGGTGGCCCAGACGGCGCTGACCCTGCTGGCCTTGCCGCCCGGCTACTACTGGTATTCCCAGGGCCTCTTGCCACTCAGCTCCGTATGCCTGGCAGGGGGGATCGCCACCTTCGCTCTGGCAATGCTGTGCTGGATGAGTTACTTCTTCCGGCGCCTGGTGGGCATCCTGTATGTGAACGAGAGGGGCACCATTCTGAGGGTGGCTCACCTCAATTTCTGGGGCTGGCGCCAGGACTCCTACTGGCCCGTGGCAGACGTGGTGCCCCTGACGGAGAGCCGGGACCGGCCCCAAGAGCTGTTTGTGCGCCTCCAGCAATATAGTGGCCAGCAGACCTTCTACCTGCTGCTGCGTTATGGCCGTGTGCTCGACCGGGAGCGCTTTGCCAGGGTCTTTGGGAACCTGGAGCAGCTGAAGTGA